The Rhinolophus ferrumequinum isolate MPI-CBG mRhiFer1 chromosome 4, mRhiFer1_v1.p, whole genome shotgun sequence genome has a window encoding:
- the USP12 gene encoding ubiquitin carboxyl-terminal hydrolase 12 isoform X4, which yields MQQDAHEFLNYLLNTIADILQEERKQEKQNGRLPNGNIDSENNNSTPDPTWVHEIFQGTLTNETRCLTCETISSKDEDFLDLSVDVEQNTSITHCLRGFSNTETLCSEYKYYCEECRSKQEAHKRMKVKKLPMILALHLKRFKYMDQLHRYTKLSYRVVFPLELRLFNTSGDATNPDRMYDLVAVVVHCGSGPNRGHYIAIVKSHDFWLLFDDDIVEKIDAQAIEEFYGLTSDISKNSESGYILFYQSRD from the exons ATGCAGCAAGATGCCCATGAATTCTTAAATTACCTACTAAATACAATTGCTGATATTttacaagaagagagaaagcaggaaaaacaaaatggccGTTTACCTAATGGTAACATTGACAGTGAAAATAACAACAGCACACCAGACCCAACTTGGGTTCATGAGATTTTTCAGGGAACATTAACTAATGAAACCAGATGTCTTACTTGTGAAACT ataagcagCAAAGATGAAGATTTTTTAGACCTTTCTGTTGACGTGGAACAAAACACATCAATTACTCACTGCTTAAG GGGTTTTAGCAACACAGAAACTCTGTGCAGTGAATACAAATACTACTGTGAAGAATGTCGCAGCAAACAGGAAGCACACAAACG gaTGAAAGTTAAAAAACTGCCCATGATTCTAGCTCTACATCTGAAGAGATTTAAATATATGGATCAACTTCATCGATACACAAAACTTTCTTACCGGGTAGTCTTTCCTTTAGAACTTCGTCTCTTTAACACTTCAGGCGATGCAACCAATCCTGATAGAATGTACGACCTTGTTGCTGTTGTGGTTCACTGTGGAAG tggTCCCAATCGAGGCCATTATATTGCAATAGTTAAGAGTCAtgatttttggttgttgtttgatGATGATATTGTAGAA AAAATAGATGCACAAGCTATTGAAGAATTCTACGGGTTGACATCAGATATCTCAAAGAACTCTGAGTCTGGTTACATCCTTTTCTATCAGTCTCGGGACTGA